A single region of the Duganella sp. BuS-21 genome encodes:
- a CDS encoding Crp/Fnr family transcriptional regulator yields the protein MRLNDPNQNHLLAALLDAEFDRLSPHLDPIMMRLGDVLYESGGQLNHVYFPTSAIVSLHYVLENGSSSEIAGVGNEGILGISLFMGGNTTPSRAVVQTAGHGYRLKSHILMDEFNRAGPVMRLLLRYTQALITQMSQTAICNRHHTLDQQLCRWLLQTLDRLPTSELTMTQELISNMLGVRREGVTVAAGRLQSQGYISCRRGHISVLDRAGLEMDVCECYDVVKNEFARLMSDVRQRQALK from the coding sequence ATGCGTCTCAACGACCCCAATCAAAACCACCTGCTGGCTGCGCTGCTCGATGCCGAGTTCGACCGCTTGTCGCCGCATCTCGATCCGATCATGATGCGCCTCGGCGATGTGCTGTATGAATCCGGCGGCCAGCTTAATCACGTTTATTTCCCGACCTCGGCCATCGTCTCGCTGCACTACGTGCTGGAGAACGGCAGTTCGTCCGAAATCGCCGGCGTCGGCAACGAGGGCATCCTCGGCATCTCGCTGTTCATGGGCGGCAACACCACGCCCAGCCGCGCGGTGGTGCAGACGGCCGGTCACGGCTACCGCCTGAAGTCGCACATTCTGATGGACGAGTTCAATCGCGCCGGGCCGGTGATGCGCCTGCTGCTGCGCTATACGCAGGCGCTGATCACGCAGATGTCGCAAACCGCCATCTGCAACCGCCACCACACGCTCGACCAGCAGCTGTGCCGCTGGCTGCTGCAAACGCTGGACCGCTTGCCGACCAGCGAGCTGACCATGACCCAGGAACTGATCTCCAACATGCTCGGTGTACGCCGCGAAGGTGTGACCGTGGCCGCCGGCCGCCTGCAAAGCCAGGGTTATATCAGCTGCCGACGCGGCCACATCTCGGTGCTCGACCGCGCCGGGCTGGAAATGGACGTGTGCGAATGCTACGACGTCGTCAAAAATGAATTCGCACGTCTGATGTCGGACGTGCGCCAACGCCAGGCCCTGAAATGA
- a CDS encoding inorganic phosphate transporter has product MQTLQISIYVLGLLIFLALIFDFMNGFHDAANAIATVVSTGVLKPQTAVAMAAFFNFVAIFVFHQLTVAATVGKGTIDPGVVDQYVIFGALVGAIVWNIFTWYYGIPSSSSHALIGGLVGAAVAKSGTGALISAGLIKTVVFIVLSPLLGFVFGSLIMLVVSWIFVRSTPRRVDKWFRRLQLASAAAYSLGHGGNDAQKTIGIIWMLLIAAGYSTAGEAEPPLWVIVSCYTAISFGTLFGGWRIVKTMGQKITKLKPVGGFCAETGGAITLFTATALGVPVSTTHTITGAIVGVGSAQKMSAVRWGVAGNIVWAWIFTIPASAFVAAIAWWIGHHIM; this is encoded by the coding sequence ATGCAAACCCTACAAATCAGTATCTACGTGCTGGGCCTGTTGATTTTCCTGGCGCTGATATTTGACTTCATGAACGGCTTCCACGATGCCGCCAACGCGATCGCCACAGTGGTCTCGACCGGCGTGCTGAAGCCGCAGACCGCCGTCGCCATGGCGGCGTTCTTCAACTTCGTCGCCATCTTCGTGTTTCACCAGCTGACCGTGGCCGCCACGGTGGGCAAGGGCACCATCGACCCCGGGGTGGTGGACCAGTACGTGATCTTTGGCGCGCTGGTGGGCGCCATCGTCTGGAACATCTTCACCTGGTACTACGGCATTCCGTCCTCGTCCTCGCACGCGCTGATCGGCGGCCTGGTGGGCGCGGCCGTGGCCAAGAGCGGCACCGGCGCGCTGATCTCGGCCGGTTTGATCAAGACGGTGGTGTTCATCGTCCTGTCGCCGCTGCTGGGCTTCGTGTTCGGCTCGCTGATCATGCTGGTGGTGTCGTGGATCTTCGTGCGCTCGACGCCGCGCCGGGTCGACAAGTGGTTCCGCCGCCTGCAGCTGGCGTCGGCCGCAGCCTATAGTCTGGGCCACGGCGGCAACGACGCGCAAAAGACCATCGGCATCATCTGGATGCTGCTGATCGCCGCCGGCTACTCGACCGCCGGCGAAGCCGAGCCGCCGCTGTGGGTGATCGTCTCGTGCTACACGGCGATCTCGTTCGGCACGCTGTTCGGCGGCTGGCGCATCGTCAAGACCATGGGTCAGAAGATCACCAAGCTCAAACCGGTGGGCGGCTTCTGCGCCGAGACCGGCGGCGCCATCACGCTGTTTACCGCGACCGCGCTGGGCGTGCCGGTATCGACCACGCACACCATCACCGGCGCCATCGTCGGCGTCGGTTCGGCGCAGAAGATGTCGGCGGTGCGCTGGGGCGTGGCGGGCAACATCGTCTGGGCCTGGATCTTCACCATTCCGGCCTCGGCCTTCGTGGCCGCGATCGCCTGGTGGATCGGACACCACATCATGTAA
- a CDS encoding DUF47 domain-containing protein: MFGRLMPTEGKFFDLFNQHADLCVKGAKEMVGLMSNFDDLENRVHAIESIEKQADKITYQTVDLLHKTFITPIDRDDIHKLITRQDDILDLLEDAAQTVSLYDLHSVTPEAKRLAELVLACAEKVKEAVALLHNMDNSRQIVAICEEIDRLESDADHVMRAAMSKLFRDEPDVRNLIKMKAIYEILETVTDRCEDVANIIEGIIVENA; the protein is encoded by the coding sequence ATGTTTGGACGCTTGATGCCCACCGAGGGCAAATTCTTTGACCTGTTTAATCAGCACGCCGATCTGTGCGTCAAAGGCGCAAAAGAGATGGTGGGCCTGATGTCCAATTTCGATGACCTGGAAAATCGCGTACACGCGATCGAAAGCATCGAAAAACAAGCCGACAAGATCACCTACCAGACCGTCGACCTGCTGCACAAGACCTTCATCACGCCGATCGACCGCGACGATATCCATAAGCTGATCACCCGCCAGGACGACATCCTCGACCTGTTGGAAGACGCGGCCCAGACCGTGTCGCTGTACGACCTGCACTCGGTCACGCCGGAAGCCAAACGCCTGGCCGAACTGGTGCTGGCCTGCGCCGAGAAGGTCAAGGAAGCCGTGGCCCTGCTGCACAATATGGACAACTCGCGCCAGATCGTCGCCATCTGCGAAGAGATCGACCGCCTGGAATCGGACGCCGACCACGTGATGCGCGCCGCCATGTCCAAACTGTTCCGCGACGAACCGGACGTGCGCAACCTGATCAAGATGAAGGCCATCTACGAAATCCTGGAAACGGTGACCGACCGTTGCGAGGATGTGGCCAACATCATCGAAGGCATCATCGTCGAAAACGCCTGA
- a CDS encoding replicative DNA helicase gives MNVPSDPQLDSLRVPPHSIEAEQSVIGGLLRDNSAFDRIADMMQPEDFYRYDHRIIFEQIVRMINASKPADVITVFENLTQLGKADDVGGLTYLNAMAQNTPSAANIRRYAEIVRDRSVLRQLITVADDISGQAFSPQGKETKEILDEAESRIFAIAEQGARGAAGWLAVQPLLTQVVERIDELYSRDNQSEITGVPTGFIDLDRMTSGLQGGDLVIVAGRPSMGKTAFSVNIGENVAIEAGLPVAIFSMEMGGTQLAMRMLGSVGQLDQHRLRTGRLNDEDWPRLTHAIQKMNDAQLFIDETPALNPIEMRARARRLARQCGKLGLIIVDYLQLMQGSKAGDNRAAEISEISRSLKGLAKELGCPVIALSQLNRSLEQRPNKRPVMSDLRESGAIEQDADVIIFLYRDEVYNADSPDKGTAEIIIGKQRNGPIGAVRLTWIGQYTKFGNYSGNLAVYQGD, from the coding sequence ATGAACGTCCCCTCCGACCCGCAACTCGACTCGCTCCGCGTCCCGCCGCACTCTATCGAGGCAGAACAATCCGTCATTGGCGGCTTGCTGCGCGATAACTCGGCGTTCGACCGCATTGCCGACATGATGCAGCCGGAAGACTTTTACCGCTACGATCACCGCATCATCTTCGAACAGATCGTCCGCATGATCAACGCGTCCAAGCCGGCCGACGTGATCACGGTGTTTGAAAACCTGACCCAGCTGGGCAAGGCCGACGATGTCGGCGGCCTGACCTACCTGAACGCGATGGCGCAGAACACGCCGTCGGCGGCCAACATCCGCCGCTACGCCGAGATCGTGCGCGACCGCTCGGTGCTGCGCCAGCTGATCACCGTGGCCGACGATATTTCCGGCCAGGCCTTCAGCCCGCAGGGCAAGGAAACCAAGGAAATCCTGGACGAAGCCGAGTCGCGCATCTTCGCCATTGCCGAGCAGGGCGCCCGTGGCGCCGCCGGCTGGCTGGCGGTGCAGCCGCTCTTGACCCAGGTGGTCGAACGCATCGACGAACTGTATTCGCGCGACAACCAATCCGAGATCACCGGCGTGCCGACCGGCTTTATCGACCTGGACCGCATGACCTCCGGCCTGCAGGGCGGCGACCTGGTCATCGTAGCCGGCCGTCCTTCCATGGGCAAGACGGCATTCTCGGTCAACATCGGCGAAAACGTCGCCATCGAAGCCGGTTTGCCGGTGGCGATCTTCTCGATGGAGATGGGCGGCACCCAGCTGGCGATGCGTATGCTCGGTTCGGTCGGCCAGCTCGACCAGCACCGCCTGCGTACCGGCCGCTTGAACGATGAGGATTGGCCGCGCCTGACGCACGCCATCCAGAAGATGAACGACGCCCAGTTGTTCATCGACGAAACCCCGGCGCTGAACCCGATCGAGATGCGCGCGCGCGCGCGCCGCCTGGCGCGCCAGTGCGGCAAGCTCGGCCTGATCATCGTCGACTACCTGCAGCTGATGCAGGGGTCCAAGGCGGGCGACAACCGCGCCGCCGAGATCTCCGAGATCTCGCGCTCGCTGAAGGGCCTGGCCAAGGAGCTGGGCTGCCCGGTGATCGCGCTGTCACAGCTGAACCGCTCGCTGGAGCAACGCCCCAACAAACGTCCCGTCATGTCCGACCTGCGCGAATCCGGCGCTATCGAGCAGGATGCCGACGTCATCATCTTCCTGTATCGCGACGAGGTCTACAATGCCGACTCGCCCGACAAGGGAACCGCCGAGATCATTATCGGTAAGCAGCGTAACGGTCCGATCGGCGCGGTGCGCCTGACCTGGATCGGCCAGTACACCAAGTTTGGCAACTACTCTGGTAATTTGGCTGTCTACCAGGGCGACTAA
- the rplI gene encoding 50S ribosomal protein L9 — MQIILLEKVVNLGNLGEVVKVKDGYARNFLIPQKMARRATAAAIEEFEVKRAELEKAAAAKLAAAQAQGEKLNGMTVTVSQKAGVDGRLFGSVTNFDIAEALSKAGFAVEKASVRLPTGPLKTTGEFPVSVALHTDVVVEVTVAVVGEAA, encoded by the coding sequence ATGCAAATCATTCTGTTGGAAAAAGTTGTCAATCTGGGCAACCTGGGTGAAGTCGTTAAAGTTAAAGACGGCTACGCACGTAACTTCCTGATTCCACAAAAAATGGCCCGCCGCGCTACCGCAGCTGCCATCGAGGAATTCGAAGTCAAGCGCGCTGAACTGGAAAAAGCTGCTGCCGCTAAACTGGCCGCCGCGCAAGCCCAAGGCGAGAAACTGAACGGCATGACCGTGACCGTTTCGCAAAAAGCCGGTGTTGACGGCCGTCTGTTCGGTTCGGTAACCAACTTCGACATCGCTGAAGCCCTGAGCAAAGCTGGTTTCGCCGTTGAAAAAGCGTCGGTACGTCTGCCAACCGGTCCTCTGAAGACCACTGGCGAGTTCCCAGTAAGCGTTGCTCTGCACACCGACGTGGTGGTGGAAGTAACCGTTGCTGTAGTAGGCGAAGCTGCCTAA
- the rpsR gene encoding 30S ribosomal protein S18 gives MAFGKKFDKNKLKLKEKRKQQNPLFKRKKFCRFTAANVEQVDYKDVDTLKDFVQENGKIMPARLTGTKAHYQRQVDTAIKRARYLALLPYTDLHNA, from the coding sequence ATGGCATTCGGTAAAAAGTTCGACAAAAACAAGCTCAAGCTGAAAGAAAAGCGCAAGCAACAAAACCCACTGTTCAAGCGTAAGAAGTTCTGCCGCTTCACCGCAGCAAACGTTGAACAAGTGGACTACAAAGACGTAGACACCCTGAAAGACTTCGTCCAGGAAAACGGCAAAATCATGCCAGCACGTCTGACCGGCACCAAGGCGCACTACCAGCGTCAAGTTGACACCGCCATCAAGCGCGCTCGCTATCTGGCCCTGCTGCCGTACACCGATCTGCACAACGCTTAA
- the priB gene encoding primosomal replication protein N → MNQLQFVALITERDAIRYTPAGMPIVNAVLQHRSQQMEAGIARLSEFEVSAIAAGEISSRFSQAPLGGLYQFSGFLNKKSRNSRSLVFHIIDFSAVTDSSI, encoded by the coding sequence CTGAACCAGCTCCAGTTTGTCGCCCTCATCACCGAACGGGATGCAATTCGTTACACCCCGGCCGGTATGCCGATCGTGAATGCTGTACTCCAGCACCGGTCGCAGCAGATGGAGGCAGGCATCGCCCGCTTGTCCGAGTTTGAAGTGTCCGCGATTGCCGCAGGCGAGATTTCAAGCCGGTTCAGCCAGGCGCCGCTGGGAGGCCTGTACCAGTTCTCCGGTTTCCTCAACAAGAAAAGCCGCAATAGCAGAAGTCTGGTGTTTCACATCATTGATTTTAGTGCTGTCACAGACAGCTCAATTTAA
- the rpsF gene encoding 30S ribosomal protein S6 has protein sequence MRHYEIVFIVHPDQSEQVPAMIERYKTTVTTRGGGVHRVEDWGRRQMAYSIQKLAKAHYICLNIECDNETLVELETAFKFNDAVLRHLTVKLKKAETAPSPMMKSVQREDAAKSHRAEAATAAPAA, from the coding sequence ATGCGTCACTACGAAATCGTATTTATCGTCCACCCGGACCAGAGCGAGCAAGTGCCCGCAATGATCGAGCGTTACAAAACCACCGTAACGACCCGCGGCGGCGGCGTTCACCGTGTTGAAGATTGGGGCCGTCGTCAAATGGCTTACTCGATCCAGAAACTGGCGAAAGCACACTACATCTGCCTGAACATCGAGTGCGACAACGAGACCCTGGTCGAGCTGGAAACCGCATTCAAATTCAATGACGCCGTTCTGCGTCACCTGACCGTCAAGCTGAAGAAAGCCGAAACCGCTCCTTCGCCTATGATGAAGTCGGTACAACGCGAAGATGCAGCGAAATCGCATCGCGCTGAAGCTGCCACTGCTGCTCCTGCCGCTTAA
- the lexA gene encoding transcriptional repressor LexA has product MLKLTARQEQILNLIKDAIENTGFPPTRAEIANELGFKSANAAEEHLQALARKGAIEIAAGTSRGIRLLGTHAEPATPKVPAVLMMALPLIGRVAAGSPMLAQENLEASYNVDPAMFASKPDYLLKVRGESMRDAGIMDGDLLAVKKVDSAKNGQIVVARIGNEVTVKRYRKTGSTIELLPENPDFKIIKVDPEADEFALEGLAVGLMRTWH; this is encoded by the coding sequence ATGCTCAAGCTCACTGCACGCCAGGAACAAATCCTGAATCTGATCAAGGACGCCATCGAGAACACCGGCTTCCCGCCGACCCGCGCCGAGATCGCCAACGAATTGGGCTTCAAATCCGCCAACGCGGCCGAGGAACATTTGCAGGCGCTGGCGCGCAAGGGTGCGATCGAAATCGCCGCCGGCACCTCGCGCGGCATCCGCCTGCTGGGCACGCATGCCGAACCGGCCACGCCGAAAGTGCCGGCCGTGCTGATGATGGCGCTGCCGCTGATCGGCCGCGTGGCCGCCGGCTCGCCCATGCTGGCGCAAGAAAATCTGGAAGCGAGCTACAACGTCGATCCGGCCATGTTCGCCTCCAAGCCCGACTACCTGCTGAAGGTGCGCGGCGAATCGATGCGCGACGCCGGCATCATGGACGGCGACCTGCTGGCGGTGAAGAAAGTGGACAGCGCCAAGAACGGTCAGATCGTGGTGGCCCGCATCGGCAACGAAGTGACCGTCAAGCGCTACCGCAAAACCGGTTCGACCATCGAACTGCTGCCGGAGAACCCGGACTTCAAGATCATCAAGGTTGATCCGGAGGCCGATGAATTTGCGCTGGAAGGCCTGGCGGTAGGCCTGATGCGGACCTGGCACTAA
- a CDS encoding cystathionine gamma-synthase family protein, with translation MNDKKNYGFTTTILHNDRLKGIEHGSLHKPIHTSVAFGYADARQLASVFQGKEPGFRYGRQGNPTISALEDKVNKMEQGVGTICFATGMGAIGAVVQALLRSGDHVVSSAFLFGNTNSLWQTAMSQGIGVSFVDATDVANVEAAITENTRVVFVETIANPRTQVADLKRIGELCQQRGILYVVDNTMTTPYLFLPKAVGAGLVVNALTKSIGGHGNALGGSLTDTGAYDWTSYPNIYENYKKAAPLQWGLAQIRAKALRDFGSSLAPDAAHHIAVGAETLALRMQRTTANALALAQMLEKDERVAAVYYPGLTSHPQHGISAELFRAHGSLLSFELKDGLDCFDFLNRLKLAIPASNLGDNRTLIIPVAHTIFFEMGAERRASMGIAESLIRVSVGIEDTDDLLDDFCTALEGC, from the coding sequence ATGAACGACAAGAAGAACTACGGTTTCACCACCACCATTCTGCACAACGACCGCCTGAAGGGCATCGAGCACGGTTCGCTGCACAAGCCTATCCATACCTCGGTGGCCTTCGGCTATGCCGACGCGCGCCAGCTGGCCTCGGTGTTCCAGGGCAAGGAGCCGGGCTTCCGCTACGGCCGTCAGGGCAACCCGACCATCTCCGCGCTGGAAGACAAAGTCAACAAGATGGAGCAGGGCGTCGGCACGATCTGCTTCGCCACCGGCATGGGCGCCATCGGCGCCGTGGTGCAGGCGCTGCTGCGCAGCGGCGACCACGTGGTATCGTCGGCCTTCTTGTTCGGTAATACCAACAGCCTGTGGCAGACCGCCATGAGCCAGGGCATCGGCGTGTCCTTCGTGGACGCCACCGATGTGGCCAACGTCGAGGCGGCCATCACCGAGAACACCCGCGTGGTGTTCGTCGAAACCATCGCCAATCCGCGCACGCAAGTGGCGGACCTCAAGCGCATCGGCGAGCTGTGCCAGCAGCGCGGCATCCTGTACGTGGTGGACAACACCATGACCACGCCTTACCTGTTCCTGCCGAAGGCGGTGGGCGCGGGGCTGGTGGTCAACGCGCTGACCAAGTCGATTGGCGGCCACGGCAATGCGCTGGGCGGCAGCCTGACCGACACCGGCGCCTACGACTGGACCAGCTACCCGAACATCTACGAGAACTACAAGAAAGCCGCGCCGCTGCAATGGGGGCTGGCGCAGATCCGCGCCAAGGCGCTGCGCGACTTCGGTTCCTCGCTGGCGCCGGACGCCGCGCACCACATCGCCGTCGGCGCCGAAACGCTGGCGCTGCGCATGCAGCGCACCACCGCCAACGCGCTGGCGCTGGCGCAGATGCTGGAAAAAGACGAGCGCGTGGCGGCCGTCTACTATCCGGGCCTGACATCGCATCCGCAGCACGGCATCAGTGCGGAACTGTTCCGCGCCCATGGTTCGCTGCTGAGTTTTGAGTTGAAGGACGGCCTCGATTGCTTCGACTTCCTGAACCGCCTGAAGCTGGCGATTCCGGCGTCCAATCTGGGCGATAACCGCACCCTGATCATTCCGGTCGCGCACACCATCTTCTTCGAGATGGGCGCCGAGCGCCGGGCGTCGATGGGCATCGCCGAATCGCTGATCCGCGTGTCGGTCGGCATCGAAGATACCGACGACCTGCTTGACGACTTCTGCACGGCACTCGAAGGCTGCTGA
- the purF gene encoding amidophosphoribosyltransferase, whose translation MCGIVGVVSHQPVNQMLYDALLLLQHRGQDAAGIATNHSSMFAMHKANGLVRDVFRTRNMRTLQGNSGIGHCRYPTAGSSSEEEAQPFYVNAPFGITLAHNGNLTNWEQLKKEMFENDRRHINTDSDSEVLLNVLAHEIEKATVGISIDAETIFNAVTVLHRRVRGGYAAVAQIAGVGLLAFRDPFGIRPLCLGINETPEGVEYLIASESVALEGMGFRFVRDIAPGEAVFIDHDKQLHARQCADHPSLNPCVFEFVYLARPDSVIDGASVYSTRLKMGEYLAEKIKREGLADDIDVVMPIPDSSRPAAIQLALTLHKEYREGFIKNRYIGRTFIMPGQAARKKSVRQKLNAIPDEFKGKVVLLVDDSIVRGTTSREIVQMARDSGAKKVIFASAAPPVIYPNVYGIDMPTRDELIAHGRTVEEVCREITADALVYQDIDALKRAISDVNPALTSFEASCFDGIYVTGDVTREYLDKLEYARHHPTKAKAPEDAGRSQLNLNLAATEA comes from the coding sequence ATGTGTGGCATCGTCGGCGTCGTCTCCCATCAACCTGTCAACCAAATGCTGTATGACGCCTTGCTGCTGCTGCAGCATCGCGGCCAGGATGCGGCCGGTATCGCGACCAATCACAGCAGCATGTTCGCCATGCACAAGGCCAACGGCCTGGTGCGCGACGTGTTCCGCACCCGTAATATGCGTACGCTGCAGGGTAACTCGGGCATCGGCCACTGCCGCTATCCGACCGCCGGTTCGTCGAGCGAGGAAGAAGCGCAGCCGTTCTACGTCAACGCCCCGTTCGGCATCACGCTGGCCCACAACGGCAACCTGACCAACTGGGAACAGCTCAAGAAAGAGATGTTCGAGAACGACCGCCGCCACATCAACACCGACTCCGATTCGGAAGTGCTGTTGAACGTGCTGGCGCATGAGATCGAAAAAGCCACCGTCGGTATTTCCATCGATGCCGAAACCATCTTCAACGCCGTGACCGTGCTGCATCGCCGCGTGCGCGGTGGTTACGCCGCCGTGGCGCAGATCGCCGGCGTCGGCCTGCTGGCCTTCCGCGATCCGTTCGGCATTCGTCCGCTGTGCCTGGGTATCAACGAGACGCCGGAAGGCGTGGAGTACCTGATCGCTTCGGAATCGGTGGCGCTGGAAGGCATGGGCTTCCGTTTCGTGCGCGACATCGCGCCGGGCGAAGCGGTCTTCATCGACCACGACAAGCAGCTGCATGCGCGCCAGTGCGCCGACCATCCATCGCTGAATCCATGCGTGTTCGAGTTCGTGTATCTGGCGCGTCCTGATTCGGTCATCGACGGCGCCTCGGTGTACAGCACCCGCCTGAAAATGGGCGAGTACCTGGCCGAGAAGATCAAGCGCGAAGGCCTGGCCGACGACATCGACGTCGTGATGCCGATTCCGGACTCGTCGCGTCCGGCTGCGATCCAGCTGGCGCTGACACTGCACAAGGAATACCGCGAAGGCTTCATCAAGAACCGCTACATCGGCCGTACCTTCATCATGCCGGGCCAGGCTGCGCGCAAGAAATCGGTGCGCCAGAAGCTGAACGCGATTCCGGACGAGTTCAAGGGCAAGGTCGTGCTGCTGGTGGATGACTCCATCGTGCGCGGCACTACCAGCCGCGAAATCGTGCAGATGGCGCGCGACTCGGGCGCCAAGAAAGTGATCTTCGCTTCGGCCGCGCCGCCGGTGATCTACCCGAACGTGTACGGCATCGACATGCCGACCCGCGACGAGCTGATCGCCCACGGCCGCACGGTGGAAGAAGTGTGCCGTGAGATCACCGCCGATGCGCTGGTGTACCAGGACATCGATGCGCTGAAACGCGCCATTTCGGATGTAAATCCGGCGCTGACCAGCTTCGAGGCTTCGTGCTTCGACGGCATCTATGTGACGGGCGACGTGACCCGCGAGTATCTGGATAAACTGGAGTACGCGCGCCACCATCCGACCAAGGCCAAGGCGCCGGAAGATGCCGGCCGTTCGCAACTGAACCTGAACCTGGCCGCGACCGAAGCGTAA
- a CDS encoding CvpA family protein, whose protein sequence is MTIFDYLVLFVLVTSVIIGVVRGLVKEVLSLAGWVVAFVVANAYAAQLAQMLPAAVPGEVLRLILAFIALFIGARILMGLLSLALDALLDAGGLSMIDRLLGVVFGLARGLVIVLAGVILCGMTSLPQQSFWKEALLSPYAEVGARMVKDFLPAAMAQHVNF, encoded by the coding sequence GTGACGATCTTCGACTATCTGGTGCTGTTCGTGCTGGTCACGTCGGTCATCATCGGCGTGGTGCGCGGCCTTGTCAAGGAAGTGCTGTCGCTGGCCGGCTGGGTGGTGGCCTTCGTGGTCGCTAACGCTTACGCGGCGCAGTTGGCGCAGATGCTGCCGGCGGCCGTGCCGGGCGAAGTGCTGCGCCTGATCCTTGCCTTTATCGCATTGTTTATCGGTGCGCGCATTTTAATGGGCCTGTTGTCGCTGGCGCTGGACGCCTTGCTCGACGCAGGCGGCCTGAGCATGATCGACCGCCTGCTGGGCGTGGTCTTCGGTCTGGCGCGCGGGCTTGTAATTGTGTTGGCCGGCGTCATCTTGTGTGGGATGACCTCGCTGCCACAACAGTCTTTTTGGAAGGAGGCGCTGTTGAGCCCTTACGCGGAAGTTGGTGCGCGCATGGTCAAGGACTTCCTTCCCGCTGCGATGGCGCAGCATGTGAATTTTTGA
- a CDS encoding SPOR domain-containing protein, producing the protein MGLFSKLGKNKQDSAGAGQDSGYYTSADDRAATERARSKRASTAEGGATKRRARDREEDDPILPEKKRARRRLVGAIAIALAVAVGLPMVLDSEPKPLSSDIDIKIPSKDKPAVAPALAPAPLAAPVAQSAALDSKEEIVEDLKPAARAAVPVVAAVDTTKDAKAEAKAERELKARQDAEYKQEIERKQAEVKAEARLKAEKQETERKLAEAKAKAAESAKAAEAKPVEAKPAKSEDARALAILEGKQAAAPAGEKFVLQVAALSDQAKVDELRAKLKSAGISSFTQKTPSGDITRVRVGPFSSKEEAEKVKAKLAGMGLSGRLETV; encoded by the coding sequence ATGGGCTTGTTCTCGAAACTCGGTAAAAACAAGCAGGATTCGGCCGGCGCTGGTCAAGACAGCGGCTATTACACCAGCGCGGACGACCGCGCGGCGACGGAGCGCGCCCGCTCCAAGCGCGCCTCCACGGCCGAAGGCGGCGCCACCAAGCGTCGCGCCCGCGACCGCGAAGAGGACGATCCGATATTGCCGGAAAAGAAACGCGCGCGCCGCCGTCTGGTCGGCGCTATCGCGATTGCACTGGCGGTGGCGGTCGGCCTGCCGATGGTGCTCGATTCCGAACCCAAGCCGCTGTCGTCCGACATCGACATCAAAATCCCTTCCAAGGACAAGCCAGCCGTGGCGCCGGCACTGGCCCCGGCCCCGCTTGCCGCCCCGGTGGCGCAGAGCGCCGCACTGGACAGCAAGGAAGAAATCGTCGAAGACCTTAAACCTGCCGCCAGGGCTGCCGTGCCGGTCGTGGCCGCCGTCGACACCACCAAGGATGCCAAGGCGGAGGCCAAGGCTGAGCGTGAACTGAAGGCGCGCCAGGACGCCGAGTACAAGCAGGAAATCGAGCGCAAGCAAGCCGAGGTCAAAGCCGAAGCCAGGCTGAAAGCCGAGAAGCAGGAAACCGAACGCAAGCTGGCCGAAGCCAAGGCCAAGGCCGCCGAGAGCGCCAAAGCCGCCGAAGCCAAGCCGGTCGAGGCCAAGCCCGCCAAGTCGGAAGACGCCCGTGCGCTGGCCATCCTGGAAGGCAAGCAGGCCGCCGCGCCGGCTGGCGAGAAATTCGTGCTGCAAGTGGCGGCCCTGAGCGATCAGGCCAAGGTCGACGAACTGCGCGCCAAATTGAAGAGCGCCGGGATCAGCTCCTTTACCCAGAAAACGCCGTCGGGCGACATCACGCGCGTGCGCGTCGGGCCGTTCAGCAGCAAGGAAGAGGCCGAAAAGGTCAAGGCCAAGCTGGCCGGCATGGGCCTGAGCGGCCGCCTGGAAACCGTCTGA